In Marinibacterium anthonyi, the DNA window TAGCGGTGAGATTCGGCGTACCCCCAATGGAGGCGTTCAGTCGGTGCGCCCGGTCAGACGCTGTTGTTCGGTTATGATGCGTCTTTGCAGCAGGTCGATGTGCATGCGGGCCTGAAACGCGGTCTGGCGGAAGGCCGCGGGCAGGCGCAGGTGGGCCAGGTGATCGTCGAGCGCGCGCAGCCGGTCGGCCATGTGGTCCAGCGTTTCGACATCCGATCCCGATTCGAGTTCATCCTCGATCGCGCGCATCAGCGGGTAGTTCTGCCAGACGCGGTAGTTCTGGGCATAGGCGTAAAGGCCGGGCAGGGCGCGCACCAGCGGCAGGACCACGAAGAACAGCGGCAGCAGCAGGATCAGCACGCGGTTGAGCTGGGCCGCCATCCAGTAGGGCAGCCAGTCGTGCCAGGCGGTGGGGCCGTTCACGACAAGCTGGCGGGCGGCGTTGTTGACCGGCAGGACGGTGCCGTTCACCGACGGGAATTCGCCGTCGTTTTCCAGGATGCTGCGGCCGCCGTGAATGTCCAGCGCAGCCATGGTCAGGCGGTTGACCAGGGCGGGGTGCAGGTGGCCGCGAACGGCCAGGCGGGCCTGCAGGGCGAGGAATTCGCGGGGGCCGGGCGGCACCGGGGGCGACAGGCTGACGGCGCCGGGCGGAATGCGCACCAGTTCGGCGCCGGGCATGCGGCGGGACAGGGCTTCGACATAGTCCAGCTGCAGCACGCCGAAGCGGCCGCTGTCGTAGGCGCGGCGCAGGTAGGGGGCGTCGATGGGGGCGACAAAGGCGGCGAGGTCGATGCGGTTGGCACCAAGCGCCTGGATCGCGTCGCCGTAGCCCAGGCCGGTGAGGCTGTTGGCGTCGGGGGCGAGGCCGGCGGTGGCCAGGAACGAGGTGAAGGCGGCGCGGGTGCCGGAGCCTTCGGCGCCGGCGTTGATCCGGAGGCCGGACCATGTGGCGGGGTTGGGGCTGACCGGGGTGTCGGTGTTGTACAGGATCAGGAGCGGTTCGTAGAACAGCGTGCCGATCGCCTCGGCCGTGTCCGATGGCACGGCGATGCCGCCCTGGATCAGCGCGGCGTCGGCGGTGCCGTCCGCCAGAAGCCGGGCGTTTTCGACCGATCCGGCGGTTTCCAGGATGCGCAGGGCGATGCCGTCGCGGGCCAGGATCGCGCGGTATTTCACGGCGATGCGGTGATAGGCGCCGTCTTCGGGGCCGGCCGCCATCGTCAGCTGGTTGGGCGGGCGCAGCGCCAGGATCATCAGGGCCACGGCGACCGCGACGGCGGCCACGATCAGAAGGCTCCAGAGCAGTCGCGTGGGCAATGTCATCCGAAGGTCCCGACCGGATTCTACCCTGACGGTAGCCGGAGGGGACCAACGGGGCAAGCCTGCAGGGTCAGCCGATGTCGGCGATCAGCGCCGGCAGCGCGCCCAGGTCGGGGATCTGGCGATAGCGCGGCGCATGGGCGGGCGCGTCGGCGTGTTCGATCGCCCACACCAGCCCGTGCGGGACATGGACTCCCCAGCCGCCGGCCTCGATCGGGGGCACCACGTCCGAGCGCATGGAATTGCCCACCATCATCGCCTGATCGGGCCCCGTGCCATGCCGGTCGAAGATGCGGCGGTAGATGTCTGGGGTCTTTTCCGACACGATCTCGACCCCGTCGAACAGGTCCCCCAGGCCGGATTGCGCCAGCTTGCGTTCCTGGTGCAGCAGGTCGCCCTTGGTGATCAGGACGATCTTGTGGGTCCGCGCCGCCGTCTCGACCGCGTCGCGGGCATGGGGCAGCAGGTCGATGGGATGGTCATGCATGTCGCGCCCGGCGGCCAGCAGTTCGGCGATGACCGTGGCGGGGACGCGGCTGTCGGTGACGTCGATGGCGGTTTCGATCATCGACAGGGTAAAGCCCTTGATGCCGTATCCATAGCGGCCGATGTTACGGCGTTCGGCCTGCAGCAGGCGGTCCGACAGGTGGTCGGCGTCGGCGTGATCGGCCAGCAGGGCAAAGAACCGATCCTGGGTCAGGCGGAAGAATCGTTCGTTGTGCCACAGCGTGTCATCGGCATCGAAGCCGATCGTGGTGACCTGTTTACCCATCAGGTTAGCTTTCTGTTTTCCATTCCCGCGTATGAGTTATATAACCACGACTACTCCTGTGAAACCGGACCCCGGGTTATTTGCCGATGCTGACCGCGCCATTGATGATGTCGGACAAGAAAGATGACGACTCCGATTCCTCGATCCTCGTCGAAACGCGTCCGAAGACCAAGCGCCCGCCGCTGTACAAGGTCCTGTTGCTGAACGATGATTACACGCCGATGGAATTCGTCGTGCACGTGCTGGAACGCTTTTTCGGCATGAACCATGCCCAGGCGTTCGAGGTCATGCTGACCGTGCACAAGAAGGGGGTCGCCGTGGTCGGCGTGTTCAGCCACGAGATCGCCGAGACCAAGGTCGGCCAGGTGATGGATTTCGCCCGCCGCCACCAGCATCCGCTGCAATGCACGATGGAAAAAGAAGAGTGACGGGCCGCGACGGGTGAGACCTGAACCGTCCGTGATGACGGGCATTTGCCCGTCACGCCCCGTTTTGCCGCATGATAGCCCGGATAAGCCGATGCCTGCCTTTCGAACCCGGGGTGTGACATGTCCCTGCGCCTGAACCTTGCCCTTGAGGCCGGCCAGCTGGAGCTGCCCGGGGACGGGCGTGTCCTGCTGTTGCATCCGCCGGGCGATCTGGATCTGTCCGAATTGCCGCTGGACCGTTTGCTGGCCGTCCAGCCGTTCCGCCCCGACTGGGAGGCGCTGGAGCGCAAGGGGGTGGCCCTGGCGACCGAGGTTCCGGGCGATGCGCGGTTCGCGGCCACGGTGGTGTTCCTGCCCCGCGCCAAGGATCTGGCCCGCGCGTTGATCGCCCGTGCCGCCGAGGTGACGGATGGGCCGGTGGTGTTGGACGGCGCCAAGACCGACGGGATCGAATCGCTGCTGAAGGATCTGCGCAAGCGGGTGGAGCTGGGTGCCGTGTTGTCCAAGGCGCATGGCAAGATCGGCTGGTTCACGGCCACGCCCGCCTTCGACGACTGGCGGGAGGTCGCCGGCGATGTCGACGGGTTCCGCACGCTGCCCGGGGTGTTTTCGGCGGACGGGATCGACCCGGCCTCGGCCCTGCTGGCGGCGCATCTGCCGCCCGTGCTGGGGCGGCACGTGGTCGATCTGGGCGCGGGATGGGGGTATCTTTCGGCGCGCATCCTGCAGGATGCGGCGGTGCGCGAACTGGATGTCGTCGAGGCCGACCGCCGCGCGCTGAGCTGCGCGGAGGCCAATGTCACCGACCCCCGCGCGCGATTCCACTGGGCGGATGCGCGCAGCTGGAAGGCCGGCAGTGCCGTCGATACGGTGGTGATGAATCCACCCTTCCACGTGGGCCGCGCGGCCGATCCCGAGCTGGGGCGGGCGTTCATCGCGTCGGCGGCGCGGATGCTGACGGCGTCGGGGCGTCTGTTCCTGGTGGCCAACCGGCAGCTGCCCTACGAGACGCTGCTGACCGAGGCCTTTGCCCATTGCGAGGAAATCGGAGGCGATGGACGTTTCAAGATCCTCAAGGCCGAGCGACCCTCTCGCCGCCGCCGCTGAACCCCGTTAGATTGAACCGGATGTGATCCGGACCTAAACCTGACCTGAACCTGATCTGGACCAAGGAGAGCGCCACATGTCCTTCGCCATCACCGGCAAAACCGCCATCGTGACCGGCGCCGCCAATGGCATCGGGCTCGCCATCGGGCGGTTGTTTCTGGAAAAGGGGGCGAACGTGATGTTCGCCGACATGGACGAGAAACGCCTGAAGGAAGAGCTGGGCAAGGCGGAGGAGGACGATCACGTCCGCTATTTCGCCGGAGATCTGCGCGAGAAGCTGACCATCGCCAACCTGTTGTCGGCCACGATCGACGCCTTCGACAAGGTGGATATCCTGGTGAACGGGGCGCGGCAGGTGGTGCCGTCGGATCCGCTGGACCCGGATGATGACAGCGTGATGGCGTTGCTGAAGCAGAACCTGATGCCGTCGCTGCGCCTGTCGCAGGTGGTGGCGAAACGGATGATCAAGCAGTCCGAACCCGATGGCACGGGGCCGGCGGGATCGATCATCAACCTGTCGTCGATCGCCGCGCGGCGGACCCATCCGGACCTGATGGCCTATTCGGTGTCCTCGGCCGCGCTGGACCAGATGACGCGGTCGCTGGCGGTGGCGCTGGCGCCGAACCGGATCCGGGTCAACGCGGTGGCCTTCGGATCGGTGATGAGCGCGTCGCTGATGTCGACGCTGAAGGACAACCGGGAGTACCGGCGCGATATCGAGGATCATACGCCGCTGTCGCGGATCGCCGCGCCGACCGAGCTGGCCGAGGCGGTGCAGTTCCTGGCGTCCGACGCGGCGGGGTTCATGACCGGGCAGATCCTGACGCTGGACGGGGGCCGTACGCTGCTGGATCCGGTGGCGGCGCCGGCGCATTGAGAGACGAGATTTTTCGTCCGAAAAATCTGTGCCGCGCGTTGGAAGGGTGGGGAATTTGAAGATGTCATCAGACATGGGGCAAGATTTTTCGGACGAAAAATCTCGGGCCGCGGGGTGGTTTCGCGCGCTGCGTGACAAGATCGTGGGCGCCTTCGAGGGGCTGGAGGACAGCCATGCCGAGGGGCCCTTGTCCGAGGCGGATCCCGGCCGGTTCGAGGTGACCCGGACCCGGCGCGCCGCGCCGGATGGCGGCGATGCCGGCGGCGGGCTGATGAGCGTGATGCGCGGCGGGCGGGTCTTTGAGAAGGTCGGCGTCAACGTCTCGACCGTCTACGGCACGCTGGGCGAACGGGCCCAGGCCGCCATGGCCGCGCGAAAGGGCATCCCCGGCATGTCCGACGATCCGCGCTTCTGGGCCTCTGGCATCTCGCTTGTGGCGCATATGCAGAACCCGCATGTTCCGGCCGTGCACATGAACACCCGCATGTTCTGGACCCCCCACGCCTGGTGGTTCGGCGGCGGATCAGACCTGAACCCCTGCATCGAATACGACGAGGACACCGCGCATTTCCACGCCCAGCAGCAGGCGAAGCTGGATCCGCATGGGGGCGATCTGTACCCGCGGCTCAAGGCCTGGGCGGACGAGTATTTCTACATCCCGCACCGCCAGCGCGCCCGCGGCGTCGGCGGCATCTTCCTGGACGACCACACTTCCGGCGACTGGGAGGCGGATTTCGCCCTGATCCAGGACATCGGCCGCGCGTTCCTGCCGGCCTTCGTGCCGCTGGTGGAAAAACGCCGGGTGCAGGATTGGTCGGAGGCCGACAAGGACGCCCAGCTGGTGCATCGCGGGCTTTATGCGGAATACAACCTTGTCTACGACCGGGGCACGAAATTCGGGCTGGAGACCGGGCACGATGCCAATGCCGTGCTCATGAGCCTGCCGCCGATGGCGAAATGGGTGTAAACCGTCGCACAAGACCGTGATGCCCCGTGACCCGGCCCGTCGGGATCGTTAGCTGTTTGGCAAATTGCTGCAACAGGACTGGGAAACATGACCGATACCTACACGCCCCCCGCTGTCTGGACCTGGGACAAGGCCAGCGGCGGCCGCTTCGCCTCGACCAACCGGCCCATCGCCGGGCCGACCCATGACAAGGAATTGCAGGTCGGCAAGCATCCGTTTCAACTGTATTCGCTGGCCACGCCCAACGGGGTCAAGGTCACCGTGCTGTTCGAAGAGCTGCTGGCGGCCGGGGTGAAGGAGGCGGAATACGACGCCTGGCTGATCAACATCGGTGACGGCGACCAGTTCGGATCGGGCTTTGTCGCGGTCAATCCGAATTCGAAGATCCCGGCGCTGATGGATCATTCCGGTGAAAAACCGATCCGTGTCTTTGAAAGCGGTGCGATCCTTCTGCACCTGGCCGAGAAGTTCGGCATGTTCCTGGGCGCGCCCGAGGACCGGCCCGAAATGCTGTCCTGGCTGTTCTGGCAGATGGGCTCGGCCCCCTACCTGGGCGGCGGGTTCGGCCATTTCTACGCCTATGCGCCGGAAAAGTGGGAATATCCGATCAACCGTTTCGCGATGGAGACCAAGCGCCAGCTGGATGTTCTGGATCGCAACCTGGCCGAGCGCGAGTTCATGACCGGGTCCGATTACACCATCGCCGACATGGCGATCTGGGCCTGGTACGGCCAGCTGGTGCTGGGCCGTCAGTATGACTCGGCCGAATTCCTCGACGTGAAGAGCTATGCCAACGTGCTGCGCTGGGCCGAGATGATCGATGCCCGCCCCGCCGTCCAGCGGGGCCGCATGGTCAACAAGGCGACCGGAGAGCTGTCGATGCAACTGCGCGAACGCCATGACGCGTCCGATTTCGAAACCCGCACCCAGGACAAGCTGGACGCGGCCGAATGATCCCTTGCGGCCCCGCCCGGTCGGGTGGGGCCGCTTCGGAGCCGCTTCGCTTCGCGTCACTTTGCCCTGACTTTCGGCCAGTGCTTGACATCGCCCCCGACAAAACGGACCCAAGGGCGATCAGGAGGGGCCGATGAAAGAACACAAGACGATGCTGCGGGCGCTGGCGGGCGACGTGCTGCCGGTGCCGCCGATCTGGATGATGCGCCAGGCCGGGCGCTACCTGCCCGAATACCGGGCGACGCGGGCGAAGGCCGGCGATTTCCTGTCGCTGTGCTACACCCCCGACCTCGCGGCCGAGGTCACCCTGCAGCCGATCCGCCGCTATGGCTTTGACGCAGCCATCCTGTTTGCCGACATCCTGCTGCTGCCCCAGGCTTTGGGCGCCGATCTGTGGTTCGTCACCGGCGAAGGACCGCGGTTGTCGATGATCACCGGCCAGGCCGATTTCGACGCTTTGAAACCGGTGGAGGCCATCCACGAGACGTTGAACCCGGTCTACGAAACGGTGCGGATCCTGTCGCGGGAGCTGCCCGGGGACACGACGCTGATCGGCTTCGCCGGCGCGCCCTGGACCGTGGCGACCTACATGATCGCCGGGCGCGGCACGCCCGACCAGGGCCCGGCCCATGCGCTGAAGGATGGCAATCGCGCGTTGTTCCAGGCGCTGATCGACCGGCTGACGGAGGGGACGATCGAATACCTGTCGGCCCAGGTCGAGGCCGGGGCCGAGGTGGTGAAGATCTTTGACAGCTGGGCCGGATCGCTGAAGGGCGCCGATTTCCACGACTTCGCGCTTGAACCCTGCCGCAGGATCACAGCCGCGCTGAAGGCCCGCCATCCGGGGGTGCCGGTGATCGGGTTCCCGCGCGAGGCGGGGGAGGGCTATGTGGGCTTTGCAAGGGCCACCGGCGTGGATTGCGTGGCGCTGGACAATTCGGTGGATGCGAGCTGGGCGGCCAAGCATGTGCAGGTGGACGGCTGTGTGCAGGGCAACCTGGCGTCGTCGCACATGGTCACCGGGGGGCAGGCGCTGGTGGAGGAGACGCGGCGGATCGTCGAGGCGTTTTCCAAGGGGCCGCACATCTTCAACCTGGGCCACGGGATCACGCCGGATGCGGATCCCGACAACGTGGCGCTGATGATCGAGACGGTGCGCGAAGGGCGCGCCTGATCGGCGGCGCGCGGGGCGGTTGGCGCCGGGCCGGGTATTTTCGAAGAGAAAGAAGCAGCAATCGGTATGGCTTGCCGGTTGCCGCGAGGTCGGTCGCGGTCTGGGGGAGGAATTGCCACGAGGGCGATTTTTCCCACTTGACGCCACCCGGTGCATTCCTTACCTCCACGCTCACTTCTGGCGGAGTAGCTCAGTTGGTTAGAGCAGCGGAATCATAATCCGCGTGTCGGGGGTTCAAGTCCCTCCTCCGCTACCAAATCTTCCCACCATCAGGATCAAGACCGCAGGCCCGCAGGGAGCTGCGCGGTTCGTGTTCGTAACTTCTGCCATTTGCGGTCTAGCTGCATGGTGCAAGGGGTGCCCTTGGGTCAGGGGCTCGGCACACCTGTCTGGCAGGTTTGACCGTAGCCTGTCGCCACATCCCTGTTATCTTGCGGTACCCACGACGTCGGCGCGCCTCTTCACCGCCTCGTTCAGGCGTTCCAGAGGATTCGTGCTGTGCAGTGTCGTGCGGTGCTGGCGGGGAAACGTCATGTCGGCTTGGACGTCGTGCTCGCTGGCCTCCATCAGGTCCGCCAGCTTGGGCCAGCGCGGGCGCAGCTGCTCTGCCACCTTGCGCCAGCTTTCTCCGGCATGGGCGCGGTCCGGCTGGTCGAAAGCCTGCCGGATGGCGGCGACGACGACGGTGTGCTGGCCGCGGGACACCTGTG includes these proteins:
- a CDS encoding TRAP transporter solute receptor, TAXI family — protein: MTLPTRLLWSLLIVAAVAVAVALMILALRPPNQLTMAAGPEDGAYHRIAVKYRAILARDGIALRILETAGSVENARLLADGTADAALIQGGIAVPSDTAEAIGTLFYEPLLILYNTDTPVSPNPATWSGLRINAGAEGSGTRAAFTSFLATAGLAPDANSLTGLGYGDAIQALGANRIDLAAFVAPIDAPYLRRAYDSGRFGVLQLDYVEALSRRMPGAELVRIPPGAVSLSPPVPPGPREFLALQARLAVRGHLHPALVNRLTMAALDIHGGRSILENDGEFPSVNGTVLPVNNAARQLVVNGPTAWHDWLPYWMAAQLNRVLILLLPLFFVVLPLVRALPGLYAYAQNYRVWQNYPLMRAIEDELESGSDVETLDHMADRLRALDDHLAHLRLPAAFRQTAFQARMHIDLLQRRIITEQQRLTGRTD
- a CDS encoding HAD hydrolase translates to MGKQVTTIGFDADDTLWHNERFFRLTQDRFFALLADHADADHLSDRLLQAERRNIGRYGYGIKGFTLSMIETAIDVTDSRVPATVIAELLAAGRDMHDHPIDLLPHARDAVETAARTHKIVLITKGDLLHQERKLAQSGLGDLFDGVEIVSEKTPDIYRRIFDRHGTGPDQAMMVGNSMRSDVVPPIEAGGWGVHVPHGLVWAIEHADAPAHAPRYRQIPDLGALPALIADIG
- the clpS_1 gene encoding ATP-dependent Clp protease adapter protein ClpS, encoding MLTAPLMMSDKKDDDSDSSILVETRPKTKRPPLYKVLLLNDDYTPMEFVVHVLERFFGMNHAQAFEVMLTVHKKGVAVVGVFSHEIAETKVGQVMDFARRHQHPLQCTMEKEE
- the rsmC gene encoding Ribosomal RNA small subunit methyltransferase C, which gives rise to MSLRLNLALEAGQLELPGDGRVLLLHPPGDLDLSELPLDRLLAVQPFRPDWEALERKGVALATEVPGDARFAATVVFLPRAKDLARALIARAAEVTDGPVVLDGAKTDGIESLLKDLRKRVELGAVLSKAHGKIGWFTATPAFDDWREVAGDVDGFRTLPGVFSADGIDPASALLAAHLPPVLGRHVVDLGAGWGYLSARILQDAAVRELDVVEADRRALSCAEANVTDPRARFHWADARSWKAGSAVDTVVMNPPFHVGRAADPELGRAFIASAARMLTASGRLFLVANRQLPYETLLTEAFAHCEEIGGDGRFKILKAERPSRRRR
- the fabG_3 gene encoding 3-oxoacyl-[acyl-carrier-protein] reductase FabG; the encoded protein is MSFAITGKTAIVTGAANGIGLAIGRLFLEKGANVMFADMDEKRLKEELGKAEEDDHVRYFAGDLREKLTIANLLSATIDAFDKVDILVNGARQVVPSDPLDPDDDSVMALLKQNLMPSLRLSQVVAKRMIKQSEPDGTGPAGSIINLSSIAARRTHPDLMAYSVSSAALDQMTRSLAVALAPNRIRVNAVAFGSVMSASLMSTLKDNREYRRDIEDHTPLSRIAAPTELAEAVQFLASDAAGFMTGQILTLDGGRTLLDPVAAPAH
- the hemF gene encoding Coproporphyrinogen-III oxidase, aerobic, with translation MSSDMGQDFSDEKSRAAGWFRALRDKIVGAFEGLEDSHAEGPLSEADPGRFEVTRTRRAAPDGGDAGGGLMSVMRGGRVFEKVGVNVSTVYGTLGERAQAAMAARKGIPGMSDDPRFWASGISLVAHMQNPHVPAVHMNTRMFWTPHAWWFGGGSDLNPCIEYDEDTAHFHAQQQAKLDPHGGDLYPRLKAWADEYFYIPHRQRARGVGGIFLDDHTSGDWEADFALIQDIGRAFLPAFVPLVEKRRVQDWSEADKDAQLVHRGLYAEYNLVYDRGTKFGLETGHDANAVLMSLPPMAKWV
- the yghU gene encoding Disulfide-bond oxidoreductase YghU — protein: MTDTYTPPAVWTWDKASGGRFASTNRPIAGPTHDKELQVGKHPFQLYSLATPNGVKVTVLFEELLAAGVKEAEYDAWLINIGDGDQFGSGFVAVNPNSKIPALMDHSGEKPIRVFESGAILLHLAEKFGMFLGAPEDRPEMLSWLFWQMGSAPYLGGGFGHFYAYAPEKWEYPINRFAMETKRQLDVLDRNLAEREFMTGSDYTIADMAIWAWYGQLVLGRQYDSAEFLDVKSYANVLRWAEMIDARPAVQRGRMVNKATGELSMQLRERHDASDFETRTQDKLDAAE
- the hemE gene encoding Uroporphyrinogen decarboxylase, whose amino-acid sequence is MKEHKTMLRALAGDVLPVPPIWMMRQAGRYLPEYRATRAKAGDFLSLCYTPDLAAEVTLQPIRRYGFDAAILFADILLLPQALGADLWFVTGEGPRLSMITGQADFDALKPVEAIHETLNPVYETVRILSRELPGDTTLIGFAGAPWTVATYMIAGRGTPDQGPAHALKDGNRALFQALIDRLTEGTIEYLSAQVEAGAEVVKIFDSWAGSLKGADFHDFALEPCRRITAALKARHPGVPVIGFPREAGEGYVGFARATGVDCVALDNSVDASWAAKHVQVDGCVQGNLASSHMVTGGQALVEETRRIVEAFSKGPHIFNLGHGITPDADPDNVALMIETVREGRA